DNA sequence from the Chitinivibrionales bacterium genome:
CCCTCTCAGGGGCTGCTGTAAGGAAATCCCGAATTATTGAGTATAAAATAATTGCAGCAAAAAAAACATGCTCTATTTTTTCTGTGCAATTGAACAGCACCCCTCTCAGGAATTATTACCTCTCCCGAAAAATATCTATATTATTTACAATGCATACCAACCGCAAAAGGCCCATTACTCATATATCCTGGAGGGGAAACATGCTTAGAAATGTAATCTGTTCAGCCATGCTTTTCTGTTTGACAGTCGCTGCTCAGGACATTCGCAACGGCTCGGGCAAATACGGCGCTGTATGTGCAGGAAGAGATTATCGCGCTGTAGACGCCGGTTTACAGATGCTTCGTGAAGGCGGTACTGCTGCCGACGCCGCAGTTGCAACACTTCTTGTACTCTCCATTGTCGATCACGGCTCTTTCTGTATCGGCGCAGAAATTCCTTTCATGATTTACGATGCTGCAAACGATGAAGTCAAGGTCCTCTGCGGACTGGGAGTTGCGCCCGGAGATTCGGCGTCGATTCAATGGTTTTGGGATAATGACCTCCCTACCTGGGGGAATGAGCCGAAGGTCTCCCCTGTTCCCGGACCGATCAGTCTTTTCTTTAAAGCACTGGAGCTCTATGGGACCATGAGTTTTGAGCGGGTTGCCCAGCCTGCGCTGGACATTCTTGATGGCGGCGGGCAGAGCTGGTACAATGAGCTTGCAGCGACCCTGCGCAAATTAATCGAAACCGAACAGAACACCCAGGGCACACGAATCGATAAACTCCAGGCGGCCAGAGACCGGTTTTATAAAGGCGATATTGCCGATATCCTGCACGAATGGTTCAGCGCTCCCGACGGCAACTCGACCCGCGGCTTTCTAAGAAAAAGCGACCTGGAAAGCTACGAAACGATTGTTGAAGATCCCATTATGCTCAACTACAACGGATACGACATCTACAAGTGCGATACCTGGACACAGGGCGGCGTGCTCCTTCAGGCACTGGCGATCCTGAAACATTTCGACCTTGTCTCCATGGGACATATGTCGGCCGGGTATATCCACCATTGTGTTGAAGCACTCAAGCTTGCTTTCGCCGACCGGGACAAATACTACGGCGATCCGCTTTTTGCCGATGTCCCCATTGATATTCTGCTTTCGGAGGAATACAACAACCTCCGCTATCCGCTGATCGATCCCGATAATTCGTCAACCGAAGTCCGTCCGGGTGACCCGTTCACCATGAAAGCGGTATCCGATCCCGACTCCCTCTATCACTGGCCGGGAGGAACGACCACCTGCTGCGTCGCAGACCAGTACGGCAATGTGGTATCGGCAACACCGAGCGGAAACGGCACCTACTCGCTCTGCAGCGAACTTGGCATTCATTTCGCCCGTCGACTGCGCTGTTTCAACACCACCCCGGGCCATCCGAACCAGATCGAACCGGGGAAGCGTCCGCGGATCACCCTCACGCCCACCATGGTACTCAAAGACGGTAAGCCGATTCTTGCGATAAGCGTCGCCGGCGGCGACAAGCAGGACCAGACCACGCTCAATCTGCTCCTCAATTTCATCCATTTTGACATGATGCCGGTCGATGCGGTTGGTGCACCACGCTTCGAAACCCGCCACCACGAAAACGGTTTCAGAGGATATCCCGACCGATTGGATCGCCTTTACGACCTCAACTACCTTCGTGTCAACGAGGAAGTCGGGGCGGATATTCACAATGCCCTTGCGGCGAAAGGACACGATGTCAGTTCATATGACGACAATATCGCCAATCCGGTGATGCTTTATATCGACCCATCCGACAGCATGATGTATGCTGCCGGCGAACCGAGGGCCGACCGCAATGCCGATGCACTTTCCGCGCCTGTTGCTGTCAAAGGCGGCACATATATGGCACGTGAATGTATCGATGCTTTCACTGTTGAACCAAAAGCAGGAGGCATCGAAATCGCCTGGTCGTTTCGAAGCAGTAACGGCGCCGAAATAAAGTTGTACACCACCAGGGGCGATCTGGTTTATGCAAACCGGCTGCCGTCCCAATCGGGAAAACAGCGGATAAGCCTGAATTCGGAAACGGGAGGCCCTGGGAAAACTTCCGGGTGCTATGTTGCCGAAATTGCAGCAGATGATCCGGCGGTTTCCAGGAAGTTCGTAATGGCCCGATAGACAGGTTTACAGAAAGCAACTACCTGAAAATTCTCATTTCGAGGAATTCCTGCAGGTCTCTTCTCCCGTCAAGAACGGCGTGCACATACACAGTCTTTTCGATGATCTGGTATATGATCCGATAGGGCTTATAATGAATCTCTCTGAAATTTTCGACATTTATTCTTTTCAATTCCGGCACAGCATGGCCTCGCTGCGGCGAATGATTAAGCGACAGGCATGTTTGCTCCAGATTACTCAGAAGAGAATCCGCACGCATAACCGAATTGTTTTCGGCAACATATAGATAAATGTCAACGATATCGTCTCTGGCTTCCGGAAGAACAACTACC
Encoded proteins:
- a CDS encoding type II toxin-antitoxin system RelE/ParE family toxin → MKFRVVVLPEARDDIVDIYLYVAENNSVMRADSLLSNLEQTCLSLNHSPQRGHAVPELKRINVENFREIHYKPYRIIYQIIEKTVYVHAVLDGRRDLQEFLEMRIFR